In Nocardioides jishulii, the DNA window CGGGCGGCAACTACGCCTCGTCCCTGATCGCGCAGCAGGAGGCCACCAGGCACGGGTGCGACCAGGTCGTCTTCCTCGACGCCCAGGAGGGTGTCTACGTCGAGGAGCTCGGCGGGATGAACATGTACTTCGTGCATGCTGACGGCTCGATCACCACGCCCGCCACCGGCACGATCCTCGAGGGCATCACCCGCTCCTCGATCATCACGCTGGCTCGCCAGATGGGCCACGAGGTCACCGAGCGCCGCTTCGCCATCGACGAGTGGCGCAAGGGGGTGGAGTCCGGGGACATCGTCGAGGTCTTCGCCTGCGGCACGGCTGCGGTGGTCTCCCCGGTGGGCGAGCTGCGCTCGGCCGCGGGCACGCTTCCGGCACCGGAGTCGACGGAGACGACCATGAAGATCCGCTCCGCCCTGGTCGACGTGCAGTTCGGCCGCGCCGACGACACCTTCGGGTGGTTGCGCCGGGTGCTGTGACTCGAGGGCTAACCTCGTGACGTGAGCGTCCACCCACGACCCCCATCGCCCCCGCCCGGGCTGAGCGTCGGCGGCTACCAGCTGCTCGCCCGCCTCGGCGAAGGTGGCATGGGGGTCGTGCACCTCGCCCGCAGTCCGTCGGGGGAGCGGGTGGCCCTCAAGGTGATCCGTCCCAACGTCATCGGCGACGACGAGTCACGCGCTCGTCTGGCCCGCGAGGTCAACTCGCTCCTGCGCGTCCGGAGCCGCTGGGTCGCCGAGATCATCGACGCCGACCCGTGGGGCGACGTGCCCTTCGTGGCCACGCGCTACGTGCCCGGCTACTCGCTGCACGACCAGGTCAGGCAGGTCGGCCCGCTGGAGGGCGACGAGCTCGTCTGGTTCGCCCGGTGCCTCGCGCAGGCGATCGGGGCGGTCCACGACGTCGGTGTCGTCCACCGCGACATCAAGCCCTCCAACATCCTGATGGAGGGGCGCACGCCCGTCCTCATCGACTTCGGCCTGGCTCGTCTCGCCGACGACGCCCGGCTGACTGCGCAGGGGTGGCTGCTGGGCACCCCCGGCTACCTCGCGCCGGAGATCCTGCACGGGGAGGACGCCAGCGTCGCCTCCGACATCCACTCCTGGGCGGCGACCGTCGCCTTCGCCGGCACCGGCCGGGCTCCCTTCGGCAGCGGGCCGTCAGTCGCGGTGATGGACCGCGTACGCCGTGGCGAGCACGACCTCACCGGCCTGCCCGAGGAGGTGGCCGAGGTGGTCCTCGCCGGCCTCGACCCCGAGCCCCGCAACCGTCCGACCGTGGCCGCGATCCTGACCTGGCTCGACCTCGACGACCCGGCCGTCTGGGCGGAGGAGGAGGCGCTCGCCGACGAGGAGGACGAGACCGCGACCCGCTACGTGGCGCTGGAGCCGTTCCCGACGACGCGGCCCTACACCCAGTACCGCCCCGAGCCCGCGCTGCACGTCGTGCCCGAGCCCGCCCCGCCCACGCTGGCCGTGCCGCTGGGCGACGTCCCTGCCGCCACACGTCTCGACGGGCCAGCCGACGTCGCTGCCTCTGCCCGTCCCGACCCCTATGCCGACCCCTGGCAGGCGCCGCGGTGGCCCGGTGAGGAGTGGCCCGGTGAGGAGTGGCGCGACGCTCAGGGCGGGCCGGGCCCCACCGCGTACGGACCCCCCGTTCCGCCCGAGGAGCGCGAGATCCGGTTCGCCGACGACCCGTGGGCGGTGCCCGAGCAGGTCGAGCCCGCTCCCAAGGTCGGGTTCGCACTGCGCCTGCGTCGCGCCGCCCTGCTGCTCTGCCTGGGGCTGGGCGTCGCGTTGTGGTTCGCCGCCGCCCCCTGGGCCGCGGCGATCTCGGTGACCCTCCTGGTCTGGTTCGTGCGGACGCTCTCGCGCACCGCCAGCGCTGCGGCTGAGCGCCGCACCCTGCGCGGGGCCAAGTGGTACGACGGCATGCAGACGGTCGCGGCCACGCCGGTGCACGTCTTCTCCTCGCTGCCCGGCACCTTGGCGTTGCTGCTGTGGGCGACCGGCCTCGGTGCGGTGGGCGGCCTGCTCTGCTTCGCCGCCGGCACCCAGCCACAGGTGGTCCTGGCTGCGGTCGGTGCCGGCGTCGCCCTCGGCGTCTGGGTCGGGCCCGGCGCCACGCGCGTACGCCGTGGGGTCGCCCCGCTCGTGCGCCCCTTCGCTGCCCACCCCGCGGTCTGGCTGCTGACGCTGGTGGCGGCGGGCGTCGGCCTCGGGTTCGTCGCCAGCGGCCTCGACGGCGGGTCAGCCGGTGATCCCACCGGCCTCCTGGGCCGCGTGCCCACCGCTTGGTTGGATCGCCTGCCATGACCGAGCTGCACGACCTGACCGCGCTGGAGCAGGGGAGTGCCGTACGCCGCGGTGAGGTGTCACCCGTCGAGCTCGCCCAGCACTACCTGGACCGCGCCGACGACGTGGGCGCCTTCGTCACCCGCGTGCCCGAGCTGGCGCTGGCACGGGCAGCGGCGTTGCCGCGCCAGGGCGCCTCCCCGCTGCACGGCGTGCCGACCGCGATCAAGGACTTGAACCCGACCGCCGGCGTGCGCACGACCTTCGGCTCGGCCTCCTTCGACGACTACGTGCCCGACTTCTCCGACCAGGTCACCCTCTCGATCGAGGCCGCGGGGATGGTCTGGCTCGGCAAGACCAACACGCCTGAGTTCGGATCGCCCTGCTACACCGAGCCCGACGTCGGCCCGCCCGCGGTGACGCCCTGGGACCGCTCCCGCACGGCCGGCGGCTCCTCGGGCGGCGCGGCAGCAGCGGTGGCTGCGGGACTGGTGCCGGTGGCGCAGGGTTCCGACGGCGGTGGCTCGATCCGGATCCCGGCGTCGTGCTGCGGGTTGGTCGGACTGAAACCTTCACGAGGACGCGTCAGCGGGGCGCCGTTCTACGGCGACCCCGTGGGGCTGGCCACCGCCGGGACGCTGGCCAGGACGGTGGCCGACGCCGCCGCGATGCTCGACGTGCTCGCCGGCCACCGGGTGGGGGACCCCACCTGGGCGCCGGACCCCGCGCAGAGCTTCCTCGAGGCCACGCGCCGCGAGCCCGGTCGTCTGCGGGTGGCGCGGTTCGCGGCCCCGGTGCTCACCGACGTCACCGTCGGCCCGGAGTGCCTCCAGGCGTGGGAGGACGCCTCGGCGCTGCTGGAGTCGCTGGGCCACGACGTCGTCGACGTCGACGTGCCGCTTCCGCGGGCCGCGGTGCCGGTCTTCGAGACCTGCTGGGCCGTGCTGACCGCGCTCTCCACCGCCCCACCCGGTCGCGAGCACCAGCTCCGACCGCTGACGACGTGGCTCACCGAACGGGGACGCGCGGTCTCCGGTCCCGACTTCGGGCTGGCGATCGGCGAGATGCGGCGTCACGCCGCCCACGCCCTCGAGGCGCTCGCTCCCTACGACGTCGTGCTCACCCCGACGCTGGCCGCCCCGCCCGTCGCCGTGGGTGCGTTGCGCGACGACGCCGACCCCGAGGCTGACTTCGAGGCGCAGAAGCGCTTCACCCCGTGGACGTCGGCCTGGAACGTCACCGGGATGCCGGCGATGTCGCTGCCGACCCACTGGACCCCTGACGGGCTGCCGGTCGGCGTCATGGTCGCCGGGCGTCCGGCCGAGGACGAGCTCCTGCTGTCGTTGGCCGCGCAGGTCGAGGCGGCCAGTGACTGGCGAGGGCGTACGCCGCCGGGCTGGTGAGCCGCTGGCTCAGTCGTCGCCCAGCCCACGGGCGTGCAGCGCGTCGCCGGTGTCGCGGGCGTGCGCGACCGTGCGCACCACGAAGGGGGTGAGCCAGGTGCGCGGGCTGCGCTCCAGGCCGCGGGCTCGCGCCGCGTCACGGGTCTCGGCAGCGATCGTGAGCAGTACCGGGATCGATCGGAGCACCAGGCTGAAGGCCAGCGCCACCTTCTCCGGGTTGGCCCCGAAGCGCCGCAACGGGCCGACGGCGCGCACGATCATGTCGAGGAGGGCATCGACGGGCGTGGTGGCGGTGAGGACGGTCGCGAGCAGGACCAGGGCGAGCAGGTCGCCCACCTGCTCGACGGCGACCTGCCACGTGCCGAACAGCAGGTGGTAGGCGAGCAGGACCGCGGCCACGAGGAAGAAGGCACGCAACGTCCGCACGGTGGCCCTGACGCCGGTGCCCGACCAGCCGACCAGCCCGAGCGCGAGCAACAGGGCGACCAGACCCGACACCGGGCCGCGGACGAGCACCACCACGGTGCTGAGGCCCATCAGGGCGAGCATCTTCGCTCCGGCCGGCATCCGGTGGAGCAGGGTGGTCCCGGGGCTGTAGGTGCCCAGCAGGGTGCCGTTCACCTCAGACGCTCGCCCGGTAGTGGTCGACCACCTCGGCGGCAGGACCGTCGAGGACGACCCGTCCACCGCTGAGGAGCAACGCCCGGTCGCAGCGCGCCGCCAGCTCCAGGTCGTGCGTGCAGACGACGACCTGCTGCGGCAACGAGAGCAGCAGGTCGCCGATCATCCGGCTGTTGGCCAGGTCGAGCAGGGTGGTCGGCTCGTCCGCCACCACCACGTCGGGCTCGCACGCGAGCACGCCGGCGATCGCCAGGAGCTGTCGCTGGCCGCCGGACAGCGCGTGGACGCTCCGGTCGGCGAGCTCCTCCAGGCCGTACGCCGCCAGCACCGTCCGCGCCGCGGCCTCCCGGGCACGGCGGGAGCGGTGGAAGCGCCGCAGCGACAGGGCCACGTCCTCCAGCACGGTCGGCATCACGAGCTGGGCGGAGGGATCGGTGAAGACGAAGCCCACCTTGCGCCGCACCTCGCGCCCCTCCTCGGCCACGTCCAGGTCGTCGACGACCACCCGGCCGGAGCTGGGGGAGACGAGGCCGTTGAGCAGCCGGGCCAGGGTCGACTTGCCCGATCCGTTGGCGCCGATGAGGGCGATCCGCTGCTCGGTCAGCTCCAGGCTCGTCTCGGCGAGGATCTCGACCTCGCCGTCGGCCGTGGTGGCGTTGACGACGACCCGGTCGAGGAGGAGGCGGCTCACGCGTCGATGGTCTCGCGCCTCGCCACGGTGCGGCGTCGCGGGGTGGGCAGCAGGTCGGGGAAGGCGGCGTGCACCGAGGTGGCCACGACGGCGGTGACGAACGCCTTGACGAGGTCGCCGGGGATGAAGGTGGCGTTGTAGGCCGTCGCGGCGGTCCACGTCATCTCGGCGCGCCACACCATGCCCGCGATGCCGAGGGGGTGGATGACCAGGAACGTGGCGACCAGGCAGGCGCCGAGGACGAGGGCGAAGCCCAGGGCGCTGCGGCGACGACGGACGTACTGCACGAGGAAGCCCGCGACCGCCGCCGCGAGCAGGAAGCCCACGAGGTAGCCCGCCGAGGGGGTGAGGAAGACGCTGGGGCCCGAGCGTCCCTGTGTGAAGACCGGCAGGCCCGCGATGCCGACCAGCAGGTAGAGGCCGACGGCCAGGAAGCCGCGCCACGGGCCGAGCAGCGCCCCGGTGAGCAGCACGCCGAAGGTCTGGAGCGTGATCGGGACGGCGCCGCCGGTCTGGACGGCGGGCAGCACCGCGCAGACGGCGATGAGGGCCGCGAAGGTGGTGACCAGCGCCAGGTCCCTGGACTCGAGACGAAGGGAGTGGGTGGACACGCGGGTGCCTTTCGACGGGCGACGGCCGGGGGACCGGGAGCGGCCCATCGGGGACTGGTTCACCTGAACGGTGATCAGGTGAACGGCGTTCAGGTTATGGTGGGGTCCGCGTCGCGTCAACCGGTTCGCTGATGGATCATCGATGTGACTCGCACCACCAGCCCAGCTGTCCGGTCTGCCCGGTCCGAATGGAGGCACCTGTGCGTCACCACCGCTCCGACGTCGTGGAGCACGCGATCGCCGTGCTCGACGCCTACGGCCTGGCCGACCTCACGATGCGGCGGCTGGCCTCCGAGCTCGACGTCCGCCCGAGTGCGCTCTACCACCACTTCGCCAACAAGCAGACGCTGCTGGCGGCGGTCGCCGACGAGCTGCTCGCGCGCGGCCTGCGCCCGGTGGACGAGGGGGAGTGGGACGTCAGGCTCACGCAGGCGGCGTCCCAGGTGCGGGACGCCCTGCTCGCCTGGCGCGACGGGGCCGAGCTGGTCGCGACCGTGCACGCGTTCGGGCTGGGAGGCCGAGCAGCGTACGACCACGTCGCCGAGGCGCTGGAGGGCTGCGGGCTGGACGAGCAGTGGCGCGCCACCGCCGCCCGGACCGTGCTCCACCTGGTCTTCGGTCACGCGACGGCCGAGCAGACCCACGTCCAGGCCAGCAGCGCCGGCGCCATCGACGGCGAGGTCGCCGCGGTCGACGACTTCTCCGACGGGCTCTCGCTCGTGGTGGCCGGGATCCGCGCCGAGGTCGACTCCCGACGGGCCTCCTAGGTCAGTACGAGGCTGGCTCAGGGCGAGGTTGGCTCAGTACGAGGCGTCGACCAGAGCTCCGTGCTGCTCGGCCAGCCGCACGGCTCCGGCCAGGTCGAACCTGGTCCGGTCGAGGCGGGCCTCACGCAGGTCGACGCCGTCGAGGGTGGCGCCGAGGAGGGTGGCGTCGCGCAGGTCGGTCTCCCGCACGGCAGCGTGGGTCAGGTCGCACCCACTGAGGTCGGCCTTGGCGAGGTTGCTCATCGACAGGTCGGCATCGCGCAGGTCCAGGCCGGAGAGTCGGACGCCGGCGAGGTTGGCGCCGCGCAGCACCACGCCTCGCCAGCTCCCGCCGACGATCTTCACCGGGCGCATGGTGCACTCGTCGAAGGTCGACCCGGCGACCTTGCAGCCCTCGAGGGTGGCGTCGAAGAAGTTGCACCGGCGGAAGCTGCACGCCACGAACGCCGTGGCGTCGTGGTGCGAGGCGTTGAAGCGGCACCCGTCGAAGACGCAGTTCTCGAACGAGGTGCCACGCGTGGTGACCTCGCTGAGGTCGACCCGGCTGAAGGTGCAGTCGACGAACCGCAGGCCCGAGAGGTCGTCCCCGTACCAGTCCTCGTCGCGGTAGGTCAGGCCCTTGGCCTCATCACTCATCGGGCCACCGTACCGAGCGGCCACCGGGCCACCAGACGGCAGGCGCCCGCCTCGTACCAGGCCAGGTCCAGCCACTCGGCGCGCGCGCTCACCGGCACCACGTCAGCCAGCAGCGTCGCGGTCGACTCCTGCGTGACGTCGCCGTGGGCCAGGTCGACGGTCAGGTGGGGCGTCGGCGCGAACTCGCCCCCGTAGGGAGGGAACTCGGGAAAGGCCTCCTGGAGCAACGCCGTGAGCCGGGCGAAGCCGTGGGGCGGCTCGGGGACCAGGTGGATGATGCCGGTGGGGAAGGTGTCGAGCCGGCCCAGCGTGTAGTCGAAGGGTTCGACGCTGCCGGCGATCGCTGCCACCGTCGCTGTGGTCCGAGCGTCCAGTGCCGTGACGAACGGACCGAGTGCCGTGACGTGGGCATGCGTGAAGTCCGGGTCGGAAGAGACGAAGTCGGTGTCGTAGAAGGCGGTGCGCCGCCGCACCCACGCCTCTAGGGGCGGCACCGGGACCTGCAGCACGCTGTGCCCAGGATGGTGTCCGGGAGGGGGCTTGGAATCGTGCCGCGCGTCGCGGCCCGTCACCGCGCAGCCACCGGCTCCACGACCTCCAGCAGGCGCTCCACCTCGGCCAGCAGCCGGGTGCGCAGGGGAGTGGAGCGCTCGGTGAAGTCGCGCTGAGCGGTGACGTACTCGGCCTTGCCCTCGGGCGTCTCGATGCGCACCGGCGTGAACTCCTCGTCGTCGAGCCACAGGCCGCTGAGGTCGTAGGGCGCGGCACGCATGTCGAGGATCCGGATGTCGCGGGCCAGCTCGAAGCAGTCCGCGACCAGGTCGGAGCCGACCATCGGGCTGAGCCGGAAGGCGTGCTTGTAGAGGTCCATCGACGCGTGCAGGCACCCCGGCTGCTCGAACTCCGCCCGGTCGTCCCGGCCAGGGCTGAGCTGGTTCAGCGGCTTCGCCGCGGGCGTGAAGAAGCGGTAGGCGTCGAAGTGCGAGCACGCGATGCGGTGGGAGTCGACCACCTCGTCGGTGGCCGCGCCGCCCAGTCGCAGCGGCCACGCCGAGTGGCGCGTGGCGTCCTGGTCGAGCTGGTAGACCATCGCCCACTCGTGGAGGCCGAAGCACCCGAAGTGGGGGGTACGGTCCAGCGTCGCGCGTAGCAGCCGCCGCAGCGTGGTGAGCAGCACGTGCTGGCTCTCGACGTACGACCTCGGCACGCGCGCGACACCGTCGACGACCTCGTAGCCCTTGAGTCCGGCGTAGGCCTCGGCCTGCCCGAGCGCGGTGCCGAACCCCGGGTGCCACCGCCGCAGCGCCCCCGGCTTGTGGGAGTAGTAGACGAAGAGGAAGTCGTGGACCGGATGCTTGGTCCGGTGCGTACGACGGGTCAGGTGCGCGTCGAGGAACGGGGCGAGGCGGGCCTCGTGCGCCGCGGCACGGGTCATCCAGTCATCAGGGGCCAGCACTTGCACGCCCCCACGGTAGCCGTGCCTCGCCGTGCCTCGCTGATCCCCGCTTCCACCGGGGCGGTGGGGGTGGCGCAGGACCGATAGGGTTGAGGCGTGCGCATTGCGAGGTTCACCACAGGCGAAGACCCCATGTACGGCATTCTCACGGGAGAGCTCGACCGGTTCGGGCAGCCCGACGAGGACGCCACGATCGTCGCCCTGGCAGGCGACCCCCTCTATCTCGGGGTGAAGGTCCTCGAGCAGGAGTACAAGCTCGCCGACGTGCGGCTGCTCGCGCCGGTGCTGCCGCGCAGCAAGGTGATCGGCATCGGCAAGAACTACGCCGCCCACGCGGCAGAGATGGGCGGCGACGTGCCGGCCGAGCCGTTGATGTTCCTCAAGCCCAACACCTCCGTGGTGGGGCCCGGTGACCGGATCTTCTACCCGCCGCAGTCCGAGGAGGTGCACTACGAGGGCGAGCTCGCCGTGGTCATCGGCCGCATGTGCCGTGACGTCCCCCGCGAGCAGGCCACCGACGTGATCCACGGCTACACGATCGCCAACGACGTCACCGCTCGCGACCTGCAGCGGGCCGACGGGCAGTTCACGCGGGCGAAGTCGTTCGACTCCTTCTGCCCCCTCGGGCCGTGGATCGAGACCGACCTCGACCCGCAGACCTTCATCGACGGTGTCACGGTCCAGACCCACCTCAACGGTGACCTGGTGCAGGACGGTTCGACCGCCGACATGGTCCACGACGTGCCGACCCTGATCAGCTACGTCTCCTCGGTGATGACGCTGCTGCCCGGCGACGTCATCCTCACCGGCACCCCTGAAGGTGTCGGCCCCATGCAGGTCGGTGACGAGATCGAGGTCTCGATCGCCGGTCTCGGAACCCTCACGAACAAGGTGGCACAGCGCTGATGAACTCCACGAACTCCACCCCGGTCCGCGTCCGCATGGCACCGAGCCCGACCGGCTCGCCCCACGTGGGCCTCGCCCGCACCGCCCTCTTCAACTGGGCCTTCGCCCGTCACCACGGTGGCACCTTCGTCTTCCGCATCGAGGACACCGACAAGGAGCGCAACACCGAGGAGTCCTACAACTCCCTGGTCGAGGTCATGCAGTGGCTCGGTCTCGACTGGGACGAGGGCGTCGTCGTCGGCGGTCCCTACGGCCCCTACAAGCAGTCGGAGCGCACCGACGTCTACGCCGACGTGCTGGCGAAGCTCCGCGACTCCTCCTACACCTACGACTGCTTCTGCACCACCGACGAGGTCGCCGCGCGCCGCATGCAGTCGGGCTCGAAGGTGATGGGCTACGACAACTTCTGCCGTGAGCTCACCAGTGAGCAGCGCGCCGCCTTCGAGGCCGAGCGCCGTCCCAGCGTGGTCCGCTTCCGGATGCCCGACGGCGAGGTCAAGTTCAACGACCTGGTCCGCGGCGAGATCAGCTTCCAGAGCGAGTTCGTGCCCGACTTCGCCCTGGCCCGCGCCAACGGCGACCCGCTCTACACGCTCACCGCCCCGGTCGACGACGCGACGATGAAGATCACGCACGTGCTGCGCGGAGAGGACCTGCTCTCCTCGACCCCGCGCCAGGTCGCGCTCTTCGAGGGCCTCAAGGCGATCGGCGTCGCCGACTTCACGCCTGAGTTCGGCCACCTCCCCTACGTGATGGGGGAGGGCAACAAGAAGCTCTCGAAGCGTGACCCCGAGGCCCACCTGCTGGCCTACCGTGACCAGGGCTTCGTGCCCGAGGGCCTGCTCAACTACCTCGCGCTGCTCGGCTGGTCCATCTCGGGCGACCGTGACGTCTTCACCCTCGCCGAGATGGTCGAGGCCTTCGACATCGCCGACGTGCAGCCCAACCCGGCCCGCTTCGACCTGAAGAAGGCCTCGGCGATCAACGCCGACCACATGCGGATGCTGAGCATCGAGGAGCTGACCCACCGGGTCATCCCCTTCCTCAAGTCCGCCGGCGTCGTCAGCGACCCGGTGAGCGACGCCGACGCCGAGATGCTCGAGCTCGCCATGCCCCTCGTCTCGGAACGGATGAACAAGCTCACCGAGGCGCCGGAGCTGCTCGGGTTCCTCTTCGTCGACGAAGCCGACTTCACCCTGGTCGACGCGATCACCGAGGCGGACAAGGAGGTCGTCCAGGCTTCGTACGACGCCCTCCAGGCCCTCGACACGTGGTCGACGGCCGACATCGAGGCGGCGCTGCGTGAGGCGCTCATCGACGGCCTCGGGCTCAAGCCGCGCAAGGCCTTCGGCCCCGTACGCATCGCGGTCAGCGGCCGCAAGATCTCCCCGCCGCTCTTCGAGTCGATCGAGCTGCTGGGGCGCGAGCGCACCTTCGCGCGCCTCCAGCACGCCCTCGCCGCAGGCTGAGTCGTGTCCGAAACCGGGGGAGTGACGTACGGCGTGCCCCACCAGCCCGCGCCCGTGCCGGCGCCGCAGTGGCCGGGCGCGGCGGTGGCCCTGGAGTACCAGCAGCTCCACCGGGCCCGGGGCGGCAGGGTCTGGCGCTCCGTCGTCGGCGCCGTGCTGCTCGCCGGGCTGGGCTTCGGGGTCATGCCGGTCCTGTGGACGTTCGTCTTCATGGCGGCAGGCGCCGCGGTGGGACGTGACCCCCAGGCACTCCTCGACGAGCTCCTCAACGTCACCAACATCACCCCGTGGGGCCTGGCCTACCTGGTGGCCACCCTGGCCTCGCTGATCCCGGTCACGTGGCTGGTGACCTTCGTGATGCACCGCCTGCGGCCGGGGTGGACCACCTCGGTCTTCGGGCGGATGCGCTGGAAGTACTTCGCCGTCTGCCTGGGCCTGTCGGTCGTCGCCCTCTTTGCCACCCTGGTGGTGGGGGCGCTGACCCCGCAGGACGCGCTGTCCACGGGCGAGTCGACCGGCCTGAACGAGTTCACCCGCACGTCGCTGGCCTACCTCGCCATCGTCGTCCTGGTGGTTCCCTTCCAGGCTGCGGGGGAGGAGTACTTCTTCCGGGGCTACCTCACCCAGGCGTGCGGCGGGCTCTTCAGCTCGCTGTGGGTCTCGCGCGTCGTGGCGGTCGTGGTGCCGGCGTTCCTCTTCGCGCTCGCGCACGGCGCGCAGGACCCGCCGATCTTCGTCGACCGCCTGGCCTTCGGCCTGGTGGCCGGCGTGCTCGTGATCGCCACCGGAGGGCTCGAGGCGGCCATCGCCATGCACGTCCTGAACAACGTCGTGGCCTTCGGCGTGGCCGTTCTCTTCGGCGACATGGCCGGCGCCCTCGACCCCCAGGCAGGCACGTGGTGGACGCTGCCGAGCACGCTCACGCAGTCCCTTCTCTACCTCGCGCTGGCCTGGTCGGTGGCCCGTCGGATGGGCCTCGCGAACTCGGTGTGGGGGGCCGTTTTGTCCCAGCCGAGAGGGCGCGTGTATGGTTCTTCAACGAAGGCGCCCAGCGCCTGAAACACCTTGGGATATGGTGTAATTGGCAACACAGCTGATTCTGGTTCAGTCGTTCTAGGTTCGAGTCCTAGTATCCCAGCGAAGTTCTGAGCACTGCTCGTGAACTTTGACGGAGGTCGAGTTTCGACTACGATCTCCAGCGCTTGCCCCGGTCGTCTAGCGGCCTAGGACGTCGCCCTCTCACGGCGGTAGCGTGGGTTCAAATCCCATCCGGGGTACAA includes these proteins:
- a CDS encoding biotin transporter BioY; translation: MSTHSLRLESRDLALVTTFAALIAVCAVLPAVQTGGAVPITLQTFGVLLTGALLGPWRGFLAVGLYLLVGIAGLPVFTQGRSGPSVFLTPSAGYLVGFLLAAAVAGFLVQYVRRRRSALGFALVLGACLVATFLVIHPLGIAGMVWRAEMTWTAATAYNATFIPGDLVKAFVTAVVATSVHAAFPDLLPTPRRRTVARRETIDA
- a CDS encoding 2'-5' RNA ligase family protein, translated to MLQVPVPPLEAWVRRRTAFYDTDFVSSDPDFTHAHVTALGPFVTALDARTTATVAAIAGSVEPFDYTLGRLDTFPTGIIHLVPEPPHGFARLTALLQEAFPEFPPYGGEFAPTPHLTVDLAHGDVTQESTATLLADVVPVSARAEWLDLAWYEAGACRLVARWPLGTVAR
- a CDS encoding 3-methyladenine DNA glycosylase, encoding MQVLAPDDWMTRAAAHEARLAPFLDAHLTRRTHRTKHPVHDFLFVYYSHKPGALRRWHPGFGTALGQAEAYAGLKGYEVVDGVARVPRSYVESQHVLLTTLRRLLRATLDRTPHFGCFGLHEWAMVYQLDQDATRHSAWPLRLGGAATDEVVDSHRIACSHFDAYRFFTPAAKPLNQLSPGRDDRAEFEQPGCLHASMDLYKHAFRLSPMVGSDLVADCFELARDIRILDMRAAPYDLSGLWLDDEEFTPVRIETPEGKAEYVTAQRDFTERSTPLRTRLLAEVERLLEVVEPVAAR
- a CDS encoding pentapeptide repeat-containing protein, which codes for MSDEAKGLTYRDEDWYGDDLSGLRFVDCTFSRVDLSEVTTRGTSFENCVFDGCRFNASHHDATAFVACSFRRCNFFDATLEGCKVAGSTFDECTMRPVKIVGGSWRGVVLRGANLAGVRLSGLDLRDADLSMSNLAKADLSGCDLTHAAVRETDLRDATLLGATLDGVDLREARLDRTRFDLAGAVRLAEQHGALVDASY
- a CDS encoding TetR/AcrR family transcriptional regulator C-terminal domain-containing protein, whose amino-acid sequence is MRHHRSDVVEHAIAVLDAYGLADLTMRRLASELDVRPSALYHHFANKQTLLAAVADELLARGLRPVDEGEWDVRLTQAASQVRDALLAWRDGAELVATVHAFGLGGRAAYDHVAEALEGCGLDEQWRATAARTVLHLVFGHATAEQTHVQASSAGAIDGEVAAVDDFSDGLSLVVAGIRAEVDSRRAS
- a CDS encoding amidase codes for the protein MTELHDLTALEQGSAVRRGEVSPVELAQHYLDRADDVGAFVTRVPELALARAAALPRQGASPLHGVPTAIKDLNPTAGVRTTFGSASFDDYVPDFSDQVTLSIEAAGMVWLGKTNTPEFGSPCYTEPDVGPPAVTPWDRSRTAGGSSGGAAAAVAAGLVPVAQGSDGGGSIRIPASCCGLVGLKPSRGRVSGAPFYGDPVGLATAGTLARTVADAAAMLDVLAGHRVGDPTWAPDPAQSFLEATRREPGRLRVARFAAPVLTDVTVGPECLQAWEDASALLESLGHDVVDVDVPLPRAAVPVFETCWAVLTALSTAPPGREHQLRPLTTWLTERGRAVSGPDFGLAIGEMRRHAAHALEALAPYDVVLTPTLAAPPVAVGALRDDADPEADFEAQKRFTPWTSAWNVTGMPAMSLPTHWTPDGLPVGVMVAGRPAEDELLLSLAAQVEAASDWRGRTPPGW
- a CDS encoding energy-coupling factor transporter transmembrane component T family protein, producing MNGTLLGTYSPGTTLLHRMPAGAKMLALMGLSTVVVLVRGPVSGLVALLLALGLVGWSGTGVRATVRTLRAFFLVAAVLLAYHLLFGTWQVAVEQVGDLLALVLLATVLTATTPVDALLDMIVRAVGPLRRFGANPEKVALAFSLVLRSIPVLLTIAAETRDAARARGLERSPRTWLTPFVVRTVAHARDTGDALHARGLGDD
- a CDS encoding serine/threonine-protein kinase is translated as MSVHPRPPSPPPGLSVGGYQLLARLGEGGMGVVHLARSPSGERVALKVIRPNVIGDDESRARLAREVNSLLRVRSRWVAEIIDADPWGDVPFVATRYVPGYSLHDQVRQVGPLEGDELVWFARCLAQAIGAVHDVGVVHRDIKPSNILMEGRTPVLIDFGLARLADDARLTAQGWLLGTPGYLAPEILHGEDASVASDIHSWAATVAFAGTGRAPFGSGPSVAVMDRVRRGEHDLTGLPEEVAEVVLAGLDPEPRNRPTVAAILTWLDLDDPAVWAEEEALADEEDETATRYVALEPFPTTRPYTQYRPEPALHVVPEPAPPTLAVPLGDVPAATRLDGPADVAASARPDPYADPWQAPRWPGEEWPGEEWRDAQGGPGPTAYGPPVPPEEREIRFADDPWAVPEQVEPAPKVGFALRLRRAALLLCLGLGVALWFAAAPWAAAISVTLLVWFVRTLSRTASAAAERRTLRGAKWYDGMQTVAATPVHVFSSLPGTLALLLWATGLGAVGGLLCFAAGTQPQVVLAAVGAGVALGVWVGPGATRVRRGVAPLVRPFAAHPAVWLLTLVAAGVGLGFVASGLDGGSAGDPTGLLGRVPTAWLDRLP
- a CDS encoding fumarylacetoacetate hydrolase family protein — translated: MRIARFTTGEDPMYGILTGELDRFGQPDEDATIVALAGDPLYLGVKVLEQEYKLADVRLLAPVLPRSKVIGIGKNYAAHAAEMGGDVPAEPLMFLKPNTSVVGPGDRIFYPPQSEEVHYEGELAVVIGRMCRDVPREQATDVIHGYTIANDVTARDLQRADGQFTRAKSFDSFCPLGPWIETDLDPQTFIDGVTVQTHLNGDLVQDGSTADMVHDVPTLISYVSSVMTLLPGDVILTGTPEGVGPMQVGDEIEVSIAGLGTLTNKVAQR
- a CDS encoding energy-coupling factor ABC transporter ATP-binding protein codes for the protein MSRLLLDRVVVNATTADGEVEILAETSLELTEQRIALIGANGSGKSTLARLLNGLVSPSSGRVVVDDLDVAEEGREVRRKVGFVFTDPSAQLVMPTVLEDVALSLRRFHRSRRAREAAARTVLAAYGLEELADRSVHALSGGQRQLLAIAGVLACEPDVVVADEPTTLLDLANSRMIGDLLLSLPQQVVVCTHDLELAARCDRALLLSGGRVVLDGPAAEVVDHYRASV